Below is a window of Georgenia soli DNA.
TCCAGCTCGTCGCCTCCGGCCTCATCTTCGGCCTGCTCCTGGCGCTCGCGTCCGTCGGACTCTCGCTGCTGTACGGCACGACGGGGCTGAGCAACTTCGCCCACGGGGAGCAGGTGACGCTCGGGGCGCTGCTGGCGTACTTCTTCGTGCAGGTGCAGGGCCTGCCGCTGCCGGTGGCCGGTGCGCTGGCCGTGCTGGGCGGCCTGCTCTCCGGCTACCTGCAGGACCGTGGCATCTGGGGGCCGCTGCGGCGCAAGGGCATCGGCCTGGTCCAGCAGATCATCGTCACGATCGGCCTCTCGCTGAGCCTGCAGTACACGTTCAACCTGCTCGCCGGCGGCGGGAGCCTGCGCATCGTCACCTCCAGCCCCGGCATCGTCCAGATCGGCCCGGTTCGCCTGACCGAGCAGTCGGCCGTCTCGGTGGTCATCGCCGTGCTCGTGCTCGCCGGCGTCGGCTACTTCCTCACCGGTACCCGCATCGGGCGCGCCACCCGCGCCGTCGCCGACAACGCCGCCCTCGCCGCGGCCTCCGGGATCGCGGTCGACCGCATCGTGCGCCTCGTGTGGACCGTGGGCGCCGGGCTGGCGGCCCTCGGCGGCGTGCTGCTCGGCCTCTACCTCAACGCCACCCGGTGGAACATGGGCACCGCGCTGCTGCTGCTGATGTTCGCCGCCGTCACCCTCGGCGGCCTGGGCACCGCCTTCGGGGCGCTGGCGGGCTCGCTGGTCATCGGCCTCGTCGTCGAGCTCTCGACGCTGCTCATCCCCAGCGACATGCGCTACGCCGCGGCGCTGCTCATCCTCATCCTCGTCCTGCTGCTGCGGCCCCAGGGCATCCTCGGCCGCGCCGAACGCATCGGTTGACCCGGAGGCACCCGTGGAATGGTCCAACCTCGTCACCAACGTCGCCGGCGAGCTGTTCGCGCCCACGACCGCCGCCTTCGCGCTCGCCGCCATCGGCCTCAACGTCCACTTCGGGCTGACGGGGCTGCTGAACATGGGCCAGGCCGGCTTCATGCTGCTCGGCGCGTACGGGTTCGCTATCTCCACGATCGCGGGCCACCCGCTGTGGTTCGCGGTGGCCGTGGCGATCGCGTGCGCCGTCGTCTTCGCGCTGATCCTCGGCATCCCGACCCTGAAGCTGCGCGGCGACTACCTGGCGATCGTCACCATCGCGGCGGCGGAGATCGTCCGGCTCGTCGGCCGCTCCACCGCGCTGACCGAGCTGACCGGCGCGTCGAACGGCCTGCTCGGCAACGCCTTCAAGACCACCTTCCACGGCGCCTCGCCGTTCCCGGACGGCAGCCTGACGCTGGGGCCCTTCACGTACGCGATGAACGCCTCGAACAGCTGGTGGCTGCGCCTGGTCGGC
It encodes the following:
- a CDS encoding branched-chain amino acid ABC transporter permease: MTSGHPRAPRRALLPAVVALLGALLLVLPLWSTPGAAAASAACVADASTGCIGGTIRSAAGQPAAGVVLKVEGQGQSVEARTDDTGRWSAAVTAAGEYTVTLDEGTLPAGETLRDPGANPRTVTVELGGTTGALFPLGAPVAGGAGGAPTSEAPTTDDGGAAVPPDGQGGDEADVAPESAAAGSGGAGGRFVQLVASGLIFGLLLALASVGLSLLYGTTGLSNFAHGEQVTLGALLAYFFVQVQGLPLPVAGALAVLGGLLSGYLQDRGIWGPLRRKGIGLVQQIIVTIGLSLSLQYTFNLLAGGGSLRIVTSSPGIVQIGPVRLTEQSAVSVVIAVLVLAGVGYFLTGTRIGRATRAVADNAALAAASGIAVDRIVRLVWTVGAGLAALGGVLLGLYLNATRWNMGTALLLLMFAAVTLGGLGTAFGALAGSLVIGLVVELSTLLIPSDMRYAAALLILILVLLLRPQGILGRAERIG
- a CDS encoding branched-chain amino acid ABC transporter permease; protein product: MEWSNLVTNVAGELFAPTTAAFALAAIGLNVHFGLTGLLNMGQAGFMLLGAYGFAISTIAGHPLWFAVAVAIACAVVFALILGIPTLKLRGDYLAIVTIAAAEIVRLVGRSTALTELTGASNGLLGNAFKTTFHGASPFPDGSLTLGPFTYAMNASNSWWLRLVGWVVVILGALLVWRLMRSPWGRVLKGIREDEDAVRSLGKNVFAYKMQALVLGGVIGALSGILYVLPRAVQPDALGRPTTFYVWTILLLGGAATVFGPILGSMLFWATLMLIKSFMRAAVPEQVMTVGEIENFGWILVGITLMLLIVFRPQGLLGDEKELAIDAR